The Nicotiana tabacum cultivar K326 chromosome 5, ASM71507v2, whole genome shotgun sequence sequence AACTAGAATCTTATCAACAAGATAAAGACAAtgatcaaaacaaaagaaaggaaaaagaaaagttaaTCCCTTTTCTCCAAACACGCGTATATTAAGCCAAGGAGAGTATCTCTTATTCTCAAGCCAGCCgacttttttttattctttttgtacATAAATTTTGTTTCAATCTCCTCTGCCGCTATAActcttaactttttttttttgaaaaaggtaACAAAATAACTCTTAACTTAGTTTTTAACGATTATCCATTTCAAAGCAGAAAATATGGAAAAGAGAAATGAAGAGCAGCATTCCCCTTGTATCATACTTTAAGTTACTATGGCTTAAAAACCACTCGGCTTACTTGGTAAACAGTAAAATCCAATGGCATATTACCAGCAAATATAGCATGTCTTCAGCGGGAGAAACATAATTTTTCAGAAAAAGAATTCAACAAAAGAGCATACTGCAGTAAACAATAATGAATTTAAGTAGGCCATGATTAGCAGCGATTGATGCTGTTATTTTCAAAGATTAAAGAACGAAAAGTATTTTCGCCATGAAAACAAGTTACTACAGATATAAGTTAAAACCAAAACCAGATACCTGAGCCTAGATCTAACCCGAGGCTGTTCATAAGCCCATCTGTATCTTCTCAATATCTCAGCTTAAGAATAGTCCACGCCATACTTCTCACCACCAATTTGCCTGTAAATCTAAAATATCCAAGAGGTTAAATTATTATGAATAAGACCAAACTGCACATGATGGGACAAGCAGAATACAGAGAGAGAAGTCCATAAAACCAACTTCGATAATAATAAAAAGACAACATGTAAGAGAAAAAAGAGATTAGAAACTGAGGCAGAAAGACAATGAGATAGTAGTATCTCTGCCTGCCCATAAGAAAAGAGTCAAGATAAtgtacaacatatatatatgtgcacgcacacatatatacacacacagagGAGCACCGAAAGATCTAAAAATAAACCAAATAATTCAAACACAACGCCTGGGAATGAGACATAGAGTGTGTGTAAGCTGTAAACGGTGAATCCACAAAAATTATTGATATGATAAATTTTCATGGTGAAAGAAGGAACATCAGAGATACTACAAGCCGAAAGAAAAATAGTTACTTGCTCTTGTGATTTTTCAATCTTCAGAATTAGATCcagaaaaattcattttcttcggaAAAAATTTCATAATAAATGAATATAATTCACCCTTAACCAGAGGTGTCGTGTTCGAGCATTGGTTACGGGAGCGAATCCGAACTAGTCGGGCTCCAAATTGGATACCAGATACCGAGTGGGAATAAAAAACAATATAGCATATACTACAAGCAGAAGAAAAATGGGTATTACTATTTGTAGTTTTTCAAATTTCATCATTAGCAGATCCAGAAAAATTATTACTAACAAATTTTTCATCAGAGCGAGAACAACTAGAGATGCTAAAATTAGAAAGATAAATTACTCACTTTACACCAAAGCATTTGATTTGTAGTTCTCTAAAGAAAAAAATACCTCATAACACAAACACTGCAAACACTCAGGGGTTGGcctggtggcaattgacttgagccttggggtttgctccctttcaaggtctcaagttcgaaacccactgggtgcaaacaatttctgagggccatcggactgggtaaaacctgaattaaccgtggtgcacttgcgggaaactccttgccgagggcctgtgcacccccAGGAATAGTCGGGTCTCGaagagactcggacacccggtgcaaatcaaaaaaaaaaaaaaacactgcAAAAAGTACTAAACTGTGGACACAAACTAggtgaagaaaaaaaacaaaaaggtaaagtCAGGAAACTGAATATTGGTTCTACAATAGTGCAGTAAATATAGCTGCAGAAAATGCATAACTTAAACAGATGATcaagaaattcaaaaaaaggCTAAAATTATTCAATAAATCTAAGCATTGCAtgcatttttaaattttcaaaaataatactCCATGAACAAACCTGAGCCATGGGCTCAGAGGGAATAACGAGTGTACCCACAGCGTCAACAAGAAGAGCTTTATGTGTAAGCCCACCACACAAAGCCCTATGTAATCTTCATACTCTTTCACTAGCCCAAATCGCCTCGAACATACCAGCTAACGCACCGAATCCTTCAGAACTTCAAAGTCAAGCATGCTTGGGCGCGAATAGTACTTAGACGGGTGACCTCTTGGGAGTCCTAGTGTTGCATCCTCCATTTACCGAAACTCTACTTGTTTTGTTTATTCAaatttctcatttatttattaacggctgattattttgttttgatcgctctgattcgtagttctaccGAAAAGAGATAAACTTGAGAACCCTAGTTAAATGATATCAAACTTGTCAGAAGAAGATTTAAGAGAAGCCAAAGGAGTCTATCTACAAACTTCAAATTCATCGTTAGGCACTGGAATGGTTTCTTTTGAGAGGGGTGATGATTTTGGCACTTCGAGGCTTCTTGAGTGGAAACAAAACTTCCCCTTCCAGGTTTCCTCTGCCGACCAAAGTTCTAGTTTCACCATATTGAATATTTTGGACAACAGCtccttgcagaaatgcagggtaaggctgcatacaatagaccttGTGTCCGGCCCTTCCTCGGAcaccgcgcatagcgggagcttagtgcaccgggctgctctTTTTTTAAATGACACTGCTAAAAAATGTTACCTTGAGAAAAAACAAACAAGTTTATGCCGGTCAAGATTGTTGAATAAACTTCTCTTATTCTCTATAGGTAACTGTTGAACTAACACTTTACTAGGCTACTGAATTCTTATAGTTTACCTAGATTTATGTCCAAACAGGAAGGAACTAAGTCTCTTCAAACTGTTTGAAATTCCATTGTTTGATTACATGCAAATGCAAAACAAGTCAGCAAAGCATCATAACAACGACATTTTGACTGCAGTtacagaaagaagaaagaagaaaagaatctTTCCAAGATTAAAGATGGACCCTGTCAGTCCATTCAGAAGATCTTCTCATGATGAACAGAATAAGCTACATGATTGGTCTATGCCTCTATGTTGATATATTAGATCAATGATCAGTACAAAACAAGTGCATCCTTTGATAGTTCCTTCATGGAAAATAACCAGCAACCCAATGCAAAATTACGGGGGAAGGATAGATCAATCCTTTGCTTCCGTTGCTGCACAAGAACCACATGGGACAAAATCGCATGGACTGAAATGCTTAGGGAATGCCATCAACCTTGTTGAAACACTACTTAATCTTTTACATCCATACAATAAGAGGCTAAAAAGGATTACGATTTGTCAGATTAGAGCTGCTACAGTTATAAGTAGACCACAAATCTTTACAGCAGCCTCAAATATACGATTGAAGATCTTCACCAATATAACTAAACCAGAAACGGGACCAGCAGCCAAGCTACATTTATAATTGCCTTCGCCGACAAAGCCTAAAATCTGAAGATTAAAAAGGGAAATAGAAGTTCAGTACAGAAATGAAGCTCATCTCTGCATTGTTATGTTACATCTCGCTACTACCGCCTTAGCTCAAATCTTTCTATCAGGAATGTCGACCAGATATGGCACGGAACTTTTCAAGGTGGTATATCATAATTGTATTCTTCACTAATCTTCATCAGACATCTCAAATACTAGACTCCGAATAAGAGAAGCAGATTTGGGCAGCAGTCTCCTACAGCGAACACTAGAGTGACTTTTTGAGGCAGAAATAATACGACTTCCAATTTCTATCCTTTTAGACTTATTTATTGAGGCTCTGCTAACGCTTGCATTTGGAAGTGGAGAATCTGAAATTTGCGGAGGTGTTTTAGCTGGAAAAGAAGACAGCAAAGCAAGTTCTACATTAAGATCGCGAAGATATGTTCCAGTCCTAGTCTGTTCCCCTTGTAGAGTACAAGCTCCTTCATGAGAATATCTTAAGCTTGAATTCACCTCATCATGACTTGAGAAATATTTTCGGATAATGCCCGAAACTGAAACTGTTTCTGATAAGTCTTCACAATGGGACTCTGTTGCTGGACAAAAACTCTGTTCCGTATCTCCCCTACCTTCACAACAATATGTGGGAAGAGCAAAGCTTGCCTTGGAAACAACTACATGCTCATCAGGTCCTTCTAGGCAGTTAAATTTGTACCTTTTCCTAGCTTTGTTccgtttcttcttcttcatctttgtcAAATGAGCTATTCTTAAAACATCTAATAATGCACTTTTAAGGCAGGCAAAtcttttcatcttcttcatttttcttctgcATTTTAACTTTTCAAATTTTGTGCCTGTCATAGAAGTTCTAATTTTTGTGTGACCAGAAATAGTGCTAATAACATCATCATGCTGATCCAAAATTTGGTCATCGACATATTCAGATGAACCCAACTGATATAAAATGCCATATTGGCAAACTTCGACATGTAGTGACCTAATTCCCTTTAGATGCTGGAAAACATGCTTTAGAGGCAAAGTTTCAGGAAGGCGGTAAAAGCATGAGTTCCTCTTGACCTGCCGAAAAGCTACAGTCTGATgaatcatttaatttgagaaaacAAATTATGAGCAATGAGACAGTATAGGATAGTTGAAGAGTTTAAAAGAGCTTAGAAGCATACCATCACAGCATCCGCCTTGATCTGCCCCAGTTGTGGGAAACAATTCAAGTGAGCCCTTTCAAGTTCTCCTACAAATAGCAGTAAGACTTGTTCCAAAATCACACGTTGTTAATTACGAAAAATTCAATGAACATTTTCactttttgcttttaaaatgagatGCAGCTGATGCCATCAGTATTCCTAGACAACGAAAACTTTACATCTAGACAACGAAAACTTTCACAACTTAGAAATCTCTTTGTCAACTATATTCTTGGTTTGCTAAAGGGGTCCTTGGGCAAAATAAATCTTGATACTCTCGAATCTGGACATCTTGTTAAGCAGTTAAGGTAAATTCaacattttttatttaaaatgaaaaaacaaaagcATCTATTATTGAAGGGTACCATAGCATCTTTCATCATTATAAATACATCAAATCTCTTCCTTTTTTATGAGGCAGTATTCTGGCCAATTTGTATGCACCCCGACTATTTTACCAGGCACCTCATACCTCCCAGCACAAGTATTGGTAACTCAACCCAcatagactcatgcaaatgggaAAAAATCACCAAATGTGTTTTTGCCTTAAGAGGGATGAATAGTACTCCACTGTAGAAGCAACGAAAGAAACTAattcaagaaaaaggaaaaattgaaGATTTGATCGTGAAATCTATAGCATTAACTGAGGAAAACAAAAGGGAGTACCAAAAACTCACTCTTGAAGCCATTAGCAGTAGTGTGGGGAGAAACAGCCACAACAATGCGAGTGCCCAGATTGGTGTCAGCAAAAAACGGGATTTCCACACTTGGACAAGCCATTCGTAATAGCCACTCATCAGTTCAAACTTCCGACCTCTCCACTTCAAAAAAAAATAAGGTTGCTAATACAGAAGACAGAAACTCTCTACTTTTCTCGAGGAATACGAGAAAGGGAAAGTGAAAGTGGTGGGCCCTCCTTTCTCTTTCTTCTATTCGGATTGCAGAAGAATGAAAACCCCTTGTGTGTGTTAAAAGAAATACCGGAACACAACTAAAACTCTAAATTAACCTATATTTATCGATCTATATTATATTAAGGGAAAAAGGTTGACTCCTATAATAACCTATTAGAAACAGCTTAAAAATATCCTCCTTTTACCTATTGAATCGGGAAAAAAATCCATAACTCAAAAATAAATGTTTAGTTCCTACTCCTTTTGATTGTTATAACAATATACTTTTTATATGTTTTGCCTGAATCGAGATTATGGCACCTAATAAGCAATTAATGCAACTTGTTCAAGATCGACTTAATGATGCCAACATACTTGAGGTAGAGAGCTTTTTGGATTATACTTTTACAAGATTGAGAGAAACACAAAAATACGTTGTTCATGCGTCGTGCTGCTCGGCGAAGCAGTCCGAATGCTGAAGATAGATTGTTACGAGCTATACTTGGTATTCAGGTATCTACTTCAAAAGAAACTTGTCTAAAACTACCTATAGGTGGCAGGGGTCGGGTTATTGATGTGAGGTGGATCCAGAAAAGGGGTGGTTCTAGTTATAATCCCGAAATGATTCGTGTATATATTTTACAGAAATGTGAAATCAAAGTAGGCGATAAAGTAGCTGGAAGACACGAAAATAAAGGTATCATTTCCAAAATTTTGCCTAGACAAGATATACCTTATTTACAAGATTATATTTGTTGATATGGTCTTTAACCCATTAGGAGTACCTTCACGAATGAATGTAGGACAGATATTTGAATATTCATTGTCAAATGTTGTAATGCATCTTCAGGAGTTCGTGAGATAGTTAAGTCACATTTAATAGTATATGAAGTAATTCAAAGTTATATTTTTTGGTATCACCAGCAAGAGAGGTTAAATGAGCCACAGTTAGACTTTGAATTTGTAGATGTCAATAACAttgaatatgatgatgatgaggatgaaacATATGTGATTTTAAGAGATTTATATACCTCGTTTTTGATGGAGATTGGAGACAATATGAATATTGGTGGTAGTGATTTTGTTGAAGAGGAACCAAATCTTGATGCTTAAACGATTTTACGGGCTCTTAAAGATTTTGAGCAACCATTATACGAAAGTTCAAAAGCTTCTAAATTTTCTACTTTGGTTAAATTGTTTCATATTAAAAGTATTGGCCATTAGGAATAATGAGACATTTATAATATTATTGAAGATGTTGAAGGAAGACTTATTGCCTGATGGATCAAATTAGTTATATCTATTTTacgaagcaaaaaaaaaataattcgggATCTTGGGCTTTCTTACAAGAAAATTGATGTGTGTAAGATTAATTACATGTTATATTAGAAGGTTGATGAGTTTCTTGAATCTTGCAAAAGTTTTTGTGCAAGTTGTGGCGCATCTAGATGGAAGGATATAGACATAATGGAGAAAAAAATTTGAAATGGAAAAAGAAGTATCATACAATATGTTACACTATTTTTTTCTAAAGCCAAGACTTCAAAGATGGCTTATGTCCTTAAAGACTTTTTCATATAAGACGGCATCATGTCAAAAAAGCAGCACCCAGCTAATTCAGTAGCATAGAAAAAAACTTGATGAACTTTATCAATCTTTTGCATTGAGCCTCATAATATTTAACTTGGACTTGCTAGTGATGGTTGAAAGTACAAGGAGGGGGGAGAATGAAttgatgatttttctttttgtatcctAAGTAGTTGACTAGTTACCAATTAGTCGactgaaaataaaagatagaatatAACTGGAAGCATAAGTAaagtgcaggaattaaagacacctAGATTTTATattggttcggattcaatgtgaatcctacttCAGTCTCCTTGGGTTGCAAGGATGTTCTCTTTTACAAGCTCCTTGAATAGTTTCATACAATTTTGTTAATGTTATCTTCGAACACCAACTCACTTTTGAATCTAAGTACGCTTATGATACAATGCATCACCaatgtttttctctctttcttctctctactgATTACATAGTACACTTTGCTAAGACTACAATACTTGTTTAGAGTAGAACAAAGAGTACGAAGTTAGTATGATCAAAGTAAATGGTTCTTCCTTGATAATCTGCATTATATACTTGAACTTGGCTTGACGTATCTTTGGCAGACTGTTGAGAGATTTGCGATCGCAAGGGAATTGATCCTTGaagtt is a genomic window containing:
- the LOC107822478 gene encoding uncharacterized protein LOC107822478 isoform X1: MACPSVEIPFFADTNLGTRIVVAVSPHTTANGFKILLLFVGELERAHLNCFPQLGQIKADAVMTVAFRQVKRNSCFYRLPETLPLKHVFQHLKGIRSLHVEVCQYGILYQLGSSEYVDDQILDQHDDVISTISGHTKIRTSMTGTKFEKLKCRRKMKKMKRFACLKSALLDVLRIAHLTKMKKKKRNKARKRYKFNCLEGPDEHVVVSKASFALPTYCCEGRGDTEQSFCPATESHCEDLSETVSVSGIIRKYFSSHDEVNSSLRYSHEGACTLQGEQTRTGTYLRDLNVELALLSSFPAKTPPQISDSPLPNASVSRASINKSKRIEIGSRIISASKSHSSVRCRRLLPKSASLIRSLVFEMSDED
- the LOC107822478 gene encoding uncharacterized protein LOC107822478 isoform X4 gives rise to the protein MACPSVEIPFFADTNLGTRIVVAVSPHTTANGFKRELERAHLNCFPQLGQIKADAVMVKRNSCFYRLPETLPLKHVFQHLKGIRSLHVEVCQYGILYQLGSSEYVDDQILDQHDDVISTISGHTKIRTSMTGTKFEKLKCRRKMKKMKRFACLKSALLDVLRIAHLTKMKKKKRNKARKRYKFNCLEGPDEHVVVSKASFALPTYCCEGRGDTEQSFCPATESHCEDLSETVSVSGIIRKYFSSHDEVNSSLRYSHEGACTLQGEQTRTGTYLRDLNVELALLSSFPAKTPPQISDSPLPNASVSRASINKSKRIEIGSRIISASKSHSSVRCRRLLPKSASLIRSLVFEMSDED
- the LOC107822478 gene encoding uncharacterized protein LOC107822478 isoform X2 — encoded protein: MACPSVEIPFFADTNLGTRIVVAVSPHTTANGFKRELERAHLNCFPQLGQIKADAVMTVAFRQVKRNSCFYRLPETLPLKHVFQHLKGIRSLHVEVCQYGILYQLGSSEYVDDQILDQHDDVISTISGHTKIRTSMTGTKFEKLKCRRKMKKMKRFACLKSALLDVLRIAHLTKMKKKKRNKARKRYKFNCLEGPDEHVVVSKASFALPTYCCEGRGDTEQSFCPATESHCEDLSETVSVSGIIRKYFSSHDEVNSSLRYSHEGACTLQGEQTRTGTYLRDLNVELALLSSFPAKTPPQISDSPLPNASVSRASINKSKRIEIGSRIISASKSHSSVRCRRLLPKSASLIRSLVFEMSDED
- the LOC107822478 gene encoding uncharacterized protein LOC107822478 isoform X3, encoding MACPSVEIPFFADTNLGTRIVVAVSPHTTANGFKILLLFVGELERAHLNCFPQLGQIKADAVMVKRNSCFYRLPETLPLKHVFQHLKGIRSLHVEVCQYGILYQLGSSEYVDDQILDQHDDVISTISGHTKIRTSMTGTKFEKLKCRRKMKKMKRFACLKSALLDVLRIAHLTKMKKKKRNKARKRYKFNCLEGPDEHVVVSKASFALPTYCCEGRGDTEQSFCPATESHCEDLSETVSVSGIIRKYFSSHDEVNSSLRYSHEGACTLQGEQTRTGTYLRDLNVELALLSSFPAKTPPQISDSPLPNASVSRASINKSKRIEIGSRIISASKSHSSVRCRRLLPKSASLIRSLVFEMSDED